In Bradyrhizobium sp. CCBAU 051011, the following are encoded in one genomic region:
- the hflK gene encoding FtsH protease activity modulator HflK yields the protein MRELRTGEISRHTHVPHSHAPPEWVRLRERFAPATRVFVTDTRVKIGALASLVLLWLASGFFTIQSGEIGLRLRFARIVAADLGPGLHYRLPWPIETHRLVETERTRSAELGFRSQADESLTTRTLARERLTVGGPSNPVPEAIKAKGSWFQREVLEGESFLLTGDANLIDLRLTVQYRVRDPVVYVTNLAEPEALVRSLTRSALRSVVATQRIDALLTNARAEVEARLHEFVQARLDRLNAGIALVSVRLVYVHSPQEAHDAERDVASAQEDKLRTINRAKGFAAEEVNEAKGEAAATVEGALAVQEEQVRRARGEALAFSLQVEAFRQAPELAAFRLQMETIEDVLPKVHKLVRPKASAIKDLDLWLLDPPISAGGNR from the coding sequence GTGCGTGAGCTCCGGACCGGGGAAATCTCGCGCCACACGCACGTGCCGCACTCGCACGCGCCGCCGGAGTGGGTCCGGCTGCGCGAGAGGTTTGCGCCCGCGACCCGCGTGTTTGTTACTGACACCCGCGTGAAGATCGGGGCATTGGCAAGCCTGGTCCTCCTCTGGCTCGCAAGCGGCTTCTTTACGATCCAGTCCGGGGAGATCGGCCTGCGCCTCCGGTTTGCTCGCATCGTCGCGGCCGACCTTGGCCCAGGTCTACACTACCGCCTGCCCTGGCCAATCGAGACGCACCGTCTCGTCGAAACCGAACGCACGCGGAGTGCAGAGCTCGGTTTCCGCAGTCAGGCGGACGAGAGCTTGACGACGCGCACACTCGCCCGCGAGCGGCTCACAGTAGGCGGGCCCTCGAATCCAGTGCCGGAGGCGATCAAGGCCAAGGGCTCCTGGTTCCAGCGCGAGGTGCTGGAGGGCGAGTCCTTCCTCCTGACCGGTGATGCCAACCTCATCGATCTTCGGTTAACCGTGCAGTACCGCGTCAGGGATCCGGTGGTCTACGTCACAAACCTGGCGGAGCCTGAGGCGCTCGTCCGGAGCCTTACTCGATCAGCGCTGCGCAGCGTTGTTGCCACTCAGCGAATCGACGCGTTGCTAACAAACGCCAGAGCCGAGGTCGAGGCGCGACTGCATGAGTTCGTTCAGGCGCGCCTAGATCGTCTGAACGCCGGCATCGCGCTCGTCTCGGTGCGCTTGGTCTACGTGCATTCGCCCCAGGAGGCACACGACGCCGAGCGGGACGTGGCTAGTGCACAAGAGGACAAGCTGCGCACGATCAACCGCGCCAAGGGGTTCGCCGCCGAGGAGGTAAACGAAGCGAAAGGAGAGGCCGCGGCGACGGTCGAGGGTGCCCTCGCCGTCCAGGAGGAACAGGTCCGCCGCGCTCGCGGCGAGGCGCTGGCGTTCAGCCTACAGGTCGAGGCATTTCGGCAAGCGCCCGAATTGGCCGCATTCCGCTTGCAGATGGAGACGATCGAGGACGTGTTGCCGAAGGTGCACAAGCTTGTCCGGCCGAAGGCGAGTGCCATCAAAGACCTCGACCTTTGGCTCCTTGATCCTCCGATCAGCGCGGGGGGCAACCGATGA
- the hflC gene encoding protease modulator HflC, with the protein MSRAGGRRRVALRVLTPAAIAVLVLSALASLFTLDITENGMVTRFGRIVQLVEEPGLGFKLPFERVQRFDKRLLYLSTRPVEYVTADRKNVSVATLATWRIAEPTRFLATLATRDDAEQRLTEAIVGEVGAVLGRHSFASLIAPHASENRFGAIVAEVRAGVQALVAPAYGIEVIDLGVRELALPQLNRQSVFERMKAERARITMQLRSDGKAESRRIIAEADRQKARILADANELARRLDGEGDAEAMRVYAREFGADLPFFKLVRTLEAYDRILDDKTTLFLPAESELLQMLQPSASVARDLSPPPKARPRNGESVGAGVEGQQPPSRGESP; encoded by the coding sequence ATGAGCCGCGCGGGCGGCAGACGGAGGGTGGCGCTCCGGGTGCTGACGCCTGCCGCTATCGCCGTGCTGGTTCTGTCGGCCCTTGCGAGCCTCTTCACGTTAGATATCACTGAGAACGGGATGGTCACGCGCTTCGGCCGGATCGTGCAACTCGTTGAAGAGCCGGGCCTAGGCTTCAAACTGCCCTTCGAGCGTGTGCAGCGGTTCGACAAACGCCTCCTATACTTGAGCACTCGGCCCGTTGAGTACGTCACGGCGGACCGGAAGAACGTGTCCGTTGCCACGCTCGCTACCTGGCGCATCGCCGAACCGACGCGCTTCCTCGCGACGCTTGCCACGCGCGACGATGCCGAGCAGCGGCTTACGGAGGCTATCGTCGGTGAAGTCGGTGCAGTGCTCGGCCGCCACAGCTTCGCCTCCCTCATCGCGCCGCATGCTTCGGAGAACCGGTTCGGGGCCATAGTCGCGGAGGTACGAGCCGGTGTTCAGGCTCTTGTTGCGCCCGCCTACGGTATCGAGGTGATCGATCTCGGTGTGCGTGAACTCGCCCTGCCTCAGCTAAACCGGCAGAGCGTCTTCGAGCGGATGAAAGCGGAGCGGGCCCGCATCACCATGCAGCTGCGCTCCGACGGGAAGGCCGAGTCGAGGCGGATCATCGCCGAAGCTGATCGGCAGAAGGCACGCATCCTCGCCGATGCCAACGAACTTGCAAGGCGACTCGACGGCGAAGGCGACGCTGAGGCGATGCGTGTCTACGCGCGCGAGTTTGGCGCTGACCTACCCTTCTTCAAGCTCGTCCGCACGCTCGAGGCCTATGATCGTATCCTCGACGACAAGACGACCCTGTTCCTGCCGGCCGAGTCCGAACTCCTGCAGATGCTGCAGCCTAGCGCATCGGTCGCGCGGGATCTTAGCCCGCCGCCCAAGGCTCGTCCCAGGAACGGCGAGTCCGTGGGCGCTGGTGTGGAAGGTCAGCAGCCACCGTCACGCGGGGAATCGCCATGA
- a CDS encoding OsmC family protein, protein MTNATNPIVNNGVNVDALMGARKALEQAPEAAQFKWRASCEWVNGTHSRSAIGGFFGLGAEQSRSKMFTVEADHPELFAAEDKAPTPVELVLSGLASCLTAGVAAVAQRRGIQLRSVKASLEADMDIQGILGIDDEVRNGFGSIRVHFDIRADANEDDIKALVAQSQKRSAVFDIVTNPTNVFVSVN, encoded by the coding sequence ATGACGAACGCGACAAACCCAATCGTGAACAACGGTGTTAACGTCGATGCGTTGATGGGTGCCCGCAAAGCACTTGAGCAGGCGCCAGAGGCTGCTCAGTTCAAGTGGCGCGCGAGCTGCGAATGGGTCAATGGTACGCACAGCCGCTCCGCTATAGGCGGTTTCTTTGGACTCGGAGCCGAACAGTCCCGCAGCAAGATGTTCACTGTCGAAGCTGACCATCCTGAACTCTTCGCCGCCGAAGACAAGGCTCCGACCCCGGTAGAGCTCGTTCTCTCCGGGCTTGCCAGCTGCCTCACGGCTGGCGTTGCCGCCGTCGCTCAGCGGCGCGGCATACAGCTCCGCTCGGTAAAGGCGTCGCTCGAGGCGGATATGGATATCCAGGGCATTCTCGGCATCGACGACGAGGTGCGCAACGGCTTTGGCAGTATCCGTGTTCACTTCGACATTCGCGCTGATGCGAATGAGGACGACATTAAGGCGCTGGTTGCCCAATCGCAGAAGCGATCGGCCGTATTCGACATCGTCACTAATCCGACGAACGTCTTCGTCAGCGTCAACTGA
- a CDS encoding adenylate/guanylate cyclase domain-containing protein produces the protein MRKRGGSKQQVKGRRANRAHKVSIAAASIADLQNQVGALAGELKEALEQQSATAEILRLISAVPADPQPVFELIVRRAVALCGSLFANVFRFDGDLIHFVASHNVGPSYVDMLRATYPMRPDHSQVSGRVLLNQSVVRLADALADPDYDQRFPRAMGWRRMLGMPIMRDRDVLGVIVVGWAEAGPVAKAQEDLLKTFADQAVIAIENARLLNELRERNEEIAGWNRDLKARVKEQVEELGRVGRLKRFLAPQLAEMIVSQGNEKILESHRREIVVVFCDLRGYTAFTETAEPEEVLDFLREYHGELGRLISQFEGTLDQFSGDGIMVFFNDPVPVPNPAERAVKMAVAMREAVSTLIAAWRERGRELGFGAGIAQGYATLGQIGYSERSGYTAIGTVCNVAARLCGEAKDGQILLSKRVNVALNGSVATEQIGALALKGLTQPVVTYNVPLTASQPTLRVIDGGNH, from the coding sequence ATGCGAAAACGCGGTGGAAGCAAACAACAAGTCAAAGGTCGGCGCGCGAATAGGGCTCACAAAGTATCCATCGCCGCCGCATCCATCGCCGACCTACAGAATCAGGTAGGCGCTCTCGCTGGCGAACTGAAAGAGGCGCTTGAGCAGCAGTCGGCTACCGCGGAGATTCTCCGCCTGATCAGCGCCGTGCCGGCCGATCCGCAGCCGGTATTCGAGTTGATCGTGCGCCGCGCCGTCGCGCTTTGCGGCAGTTTGTTCGCGAACGTGTTCCGCTTTGATGGAGACCTCATCCATTTCGTCGCCAGTCACAACGTCGGGCCGAGCTACGTCGATATGCTTCGAGCGACGTACCCGATGCGGCCCGATCATTCTCAGGTATCCGGACGCGTACTGCTTAATCAATCAGTGGTCCGGCTCGCCGATGCGCTTGCCGATCCAGACTACGATCAGCGGTTTCCGCGCGCCATGGGTTGGCGTCGCATGCTGGGAATGCCTATAATGCGCGATCGCGATGTGCTCGGCGTCATCGTGGTGGGTTGGGCCGAGGCCGGACCTGTCGCTAAGGCCCAGGAGGATCTTCTGAAGACCTTCGCCGACCAGGCGGTAATCGCGATCGAGAATGCCAGGCTGTTGAACGAACTACGCGAGCGCAACGAGGAGATCGCCGGCTGGAACCGCGATCTGAAAGCGCGGGTCAAGGAGCAGGTTGAGGAGCTGGGCCGCGTTGGGCGGCTGAAGCGGTTCCTTGCGCCACAGCTTGCCGAAATGATCGTCTCGCAGGGCAATGAAAAGATCCTGGAGAGTCATCGCCGTGAGATCGTTGTCGTATTCTGCGATCTTCGCGGCTACACCGCCTTCACCGAGACCGCCGAGCCCGAGGAAGTTTTGGATTTCCTGCGCGAGTATCACGGCGAGCTGGGGCGTCTAATCAGCCAGTTCGAGGGGACGCTCGACCAATTCTCGGGCGATGGGATCATGGTGTTCTTCAACGATCCCGTGCCTGTCCCCAACCCGGCCGAACGTGCGGTCAAGATGGCCGTCGCGATGCGCGAGGCTGTGTCGACCCTGATCGCCGCGTGGCGCGAGCGAGGTCGCGAGTTGGGCTTTGGTGCTGGCATCGCCCAGGGTTACGCGACCTTGGGCCAGATCGGATATTCCGAGCGCTCCGGATACACTGCGATAGGCACAGTGTGCAATGTCGCGGCACGGCTCTGCGGCGAGGCCAAGGACGGCCAAATTCTGCTCAGTAAGCGCGTAAACGTGGCGCTCAACGGAAGCGTAGCGACTGAACAAATTGGCGCTCTCGCATTGAAGGGTCTCACCCAGCCGGTCGTCACCTACAATGTTCCGCTCACCGCTAGTCAACCGACTCTCCGCGTTATAGACGGAGGTAATCACTAG
- the hflK gene encoding FtsH protease activity modulator HflK, whose amino-acid sequence MTASHEHVVPQDGAESAPRQPRWRAYALRGGIVFLLLLIAAYFATGFHLVATDEQALARRLGAPHARLGPGMHWRFPWPVDRVDVLKTTSVSKVGVGFALPEGEQETVIGMELLTGDTNILSIALVLQYVIRDPADFLLHVEDTRALIGGLAESVLTEVLAGMSVDEVLTTGRLAIQDRVKIRTQELLDRYRSGVQITASSIMAMTLDAAVAQAFQDVADAMADRERSRNEARVYAANLLPKARGEAHTLVQAAQSRREQRIAQAIGTTTRLKALQQEYAKAPELTRTRLYLEAMERALPRVKAYILDTEGGQAPVNLRVRGR is encoded by the coding sequence ATGACGGCCAGCCACGAACATGTGGTGCCACAGGACGGCGCGGAAAGTGCCCCCAGGCAACCGCGGTGGCGCGCTTACGCACTCCGGGGCGGTATCGTCTTCTTGCTCCTGCTGATCGCGGCCTACTTCGCCACGGGCTTCCATCTCGTCGCAACGGACGAGCAAGCTTTGGCGCGCCGCCTCGGCGCGCCCCATGCCCGCCTGGGCCCCGGCATGCACTGGCGTTTCCCCTGGCCCGTCGACCGGGTCGATGTGCTTAAGACCACAAGTGTCTCGAAAGTCGGCGTGGGCTTCGCTTTGCCCGAGGGCGAGCAGGAGACCGTGATTGGAATGGAGCTGCTGACTGGTGACACGAACATCCTAAGCATCGCGCTCGTGCTACAATACGTGATACGCGATCCTGCCGACTTCCTGCTGCATGTGGAAGACACAAGAGCACTGATCGGCGGGCTTGCCGAAAGTGTGCTCACAGAGGTTTTGGCCGGCATGTCGGTTGATGAGGTCTTGACCACAGGCCGGCTTGCCATCCAGGATAGAGTGAAGATACGGACTCAGGAGCTCCTCGATCGCTACCGAAGCGGGGTTCAGATCACGGCTTCCAGCATCATGGCCATGACGCTTGACGCGGCGGTGGCACAGGCCTTTCAAGACGTGGCGGACGCCATGGCCGATCGCGAGCGCTCGCGCAACGAGGCGCGGGTCTATGCGGCCAACCTTCTGCCCAAGGCTCGCGGGGAGGCGCACACACTGGTCCAGGCAGCGCAGAGCCGGCGTGAGCAGCGTATAGCGCAAGCCATAGGCACGACCACTCGCCTCAAAGCTTTGCAGCAAGAGTATGCGAAGGCCCCCGAACTCACGCGCACCCGCCTCTATCTTGAAGCCATGGAGAGGGCTCTGCCCAGAGTGAAAGCTTACATCCTGGATACAGAGGGTGGACAGGCCCCGGTCAACTTGCGAGTGAGAGGCCGGTAG
- a CDS encoding acetamidase/formamidase family protein, with product MIRMSEQSARAAIVALSSALVVIGIAPASAAEVRYDPGDTVYFTYCHAHPPAIRIKPGDTVITRTKDAANDVFQPTDKTVFPRLDLTRVNPQTGPFFIEGAEPGDTLVVRIDRIGLNRDWGWGASIPYFGALAPEYKTAMITDPVPDRLFIWRFDRSRMVGVLDLPNSKIGKVEVPLRPFFGTIGTAPPGKECISSLIPGPHGANMDFNEVVEGVTMSFPVFEPGALFMLGDGHAAQGDGEVDGAAIETSFDVTFTVNLIKGKKINWPRLENDRMIMSIGSTRPLIDALRIACVDLVNWLVQDHGYDKIEAVQLLGQAAQLEIANVVDPNYSVACQLDKRYLPR from the coding sequence ATGATTCGAATGAGCGAGCAGTCGGCACGAGCGGCGATCGTGGCTCTATCTTCGGCACTCGTAGTTATTGGAATCGCACCTGCCTCGGCCGCGGAAGTCCGCTATGACCCGGGAGACACTGTTTACTTCACCTATTGCCATGCGCATCCACCTGCGATCCGCATCAAGCCAGGCGACACGGTGATCACAAGGACCAAGGACGCGGCGAACGACGTCTTCCAGCCGACCGACAAGACGGTGTTTCCGAGGCTCGACCTTACCAGAGTCAACCCGCAGACTGGGCCATTCTTCATCGAGGGCGCTGAGCCCGGCGATACGCTCGTCGTGCGTATCGACAGGATCGGGCTCAACAGAGACTGGGGCTGGGGAGCTTCGATCCCCTACTTCGGAGCATTGGCGCCCGAATACAAGACGGCGATGATAACTGACCCGGTGCCGGACCGGCTCTTTATCTGGCGATTCGACAGATCGAGGATGGTCGGTGTGCTCGACCTGCCCAACAGCAAAATCGGCAAAGTCGAGGTCCCATTGCGGCCATTCTTCGGGACAATCGGCACTGCACCTCCTGGCAAGGAATGCATCAGTTCGCTTATACCTGGCCCTCATGGCGCGAACATGGACTTCAATGAGGTCGTTGAGGGTGTGACGATGTCTTTCCCGGTTTTCGAGCCGGGTGCGCTCTTCATGCTGGGCGACGGGCACGCCGCGCAGGGTGACGGCGAGGTGGACGGCGCCGCTATCGAGACCTCGTTTGACGTCACCTTCACGGTGAATCTCATCAAGGGAAAAAAGATCAACTGGCCCCGGCTAGAGAACGACAGAATGATCATGTCGATCGGCAGCACGCGGCCGTTGATCGATGCGCTGCGGATCGCCTGCGTCGATCTCGTCAACTGGCTGGTGCAGGATCACGGCTACGACAAGATCGAGGCGGTTCAGCTTCTAGGCCAAGCAGCGCAGCTCGAGATCGCCAACGTTGTCGATCCAAATTACTCCGTGGCTTGTCAACTCGACAAGCGGTACCTGCCGCGGTGA
- a CDS encoding NAD(P)/FAD-dependent oxidoreductase, whose translation MNGLHNLDSHYDVIVVGARCAGAATAFLLARSGAKVLLIDRQQCGSDTMSTHALMRSAVLQLNRWGLIPRLAAVGTPAIRSTTFHYGDEGSK comes from the coding sequence ATGAACGGTCTCCACAATCTTGACTCGCATTATGATGTGATTGTTGTCGGTGCTCGCTGTGCAGGTGCTGCTACGGCATTTCTTTTGGCGCGGTCAGGTGCAAAGGTCCTCCTGATCGATCGGCAGCAATGCGGCTCTGATACGATGTCGACGCACGCGCTGATGCGATCTGCGGTTCTGCAGCTCAATCGGTGGGGATTAATTCCGCGCCTCGCAGCCGTGGGGACGCCGGCGATTCGATCGACCACGTTCCATTACGGCGACGAGGGGTCCAAGTAG
- the hflC gene encoding protease modulator HflC yields the protein MQVVTTSGLGLKLPYESVTKFDGRLFVYQPPLSEFLTLEKTAVTATGVVMWRIAEPKRFFETVRNKAGAESRLGDILSAELGAAIGRSPLAAFVSAEAYRAEALLAEVAAKCRNVALRDYGIEVLDVELLRFDFPKRNRLTVYARMRSERAAISMRYRSEGEEEGLKIRSAAHGEKTSILAEAFKVAQRHRGAGEAEAARIYADSLREAPQFYALRRTLDASRKFVKEGTTMVLPANSALFGLLYDSRFHERAKPSASLADSARKDAHEMTSGDLTPPP from the coding sequence GTGCAGGTAGTCACCACTTCGGGTCTTGGCCTGAAGCTGCCTTACGAAAGCGTGACCAAGTTCGACGGCCGGCTTTTTGTTTACCAGCCCCCACTTAGCGAATTCCTGACGCTTGAGAAGACTGCCGTGACGGCAACGGGCGTCGTCATGTGGCGCATAGCCGAGCCCAAACGTTTCTTTGAGACGGTTCGCAACAAGGCGGGTGCGGAATCGCGCTTGGGCGACATCCTCTCTGCGGAACTTGGCGCCGCCATCGGCCGAAGTCCGCTCGCTGCCTTCGTCTCCGCCGAAGCCTATCGAGCAGAGGCCTTGCTCGCCGAGGTCGCCGCAAAGTGCCGGAATGTTGCGCTTCGGGACTACGGCATCGAGGTCCTTGACGTGGAGCTGTTGCGCTTTGACTTCCCTAAGCGCAACCGGCTCACGGTCTACGCTCGCATGCGCTCCGAGCGCGCCGCAATAAGCATGCGCTACCGCTCTGAGGGCGAGGAGGAAGGCCTCAAGATCCGTTCCGCGGCTCATGGCGAGAAGACGAGCATTCTAGCCGAGGCCTTCAAGGTCGCCCAGCGGCACCGCGGCGCTGGCGAAGCAGAGGCCGCCCGCATCTACGCCGACTCACTTCGCGAGGCACCGCAGTTCTATGCGCTGCGGCGGACGCTCGACGCGTCGCGCAAGTTCGTCAAGGAGGGCACGACGATGGTGTTGCCGGCGAACTCCGCTCTTTTCGGCCTACTGTACGACAGCCGCTTCCATGAGCGCGCCAAGCCGTCGGCAAGCTTGGCCGACAGTGCGAGAAAGGACGCCCATGAGATGACGAGCGGAGATCTTACGCCGCCACCATAG
- a CDS encoding TAXI family TRAP transporter solute-binding subunit, with product MSSSDGANESSDAARRRRRRSNTLLLVLAIGFLVFGAAAGALYYALQPVTLRIAVGPPGSDDHKVIQATAGAFASESRTVRLSLITTDGAVEALALLGAGKADLAVGRGDLEMPTDAQSVAIVRKNFVVLWAPSGLADKSSKKKPAPKIQEIADLAGHRVGVIGLTPANVALMRVILSASGVEADKVVETQFGTDQIEELARDPTLDAFMAVGPLDSKITSDAIAATARSRGEPKFLAIEASEAIALKQPRYESEEVPPSIFNANPAWPDDKVETISVSHLIMARKALSETTAAAFFRQLFAVRQAIAREVPGAAHITKPDTEKDAELPVHRGAAAVIDGTERTFLDRYGDYFWFALLSLSGIGSAGAWLRHYLNRDERDENTSHRNRILAMVSRVRTAESNQRLLAMQREVDAIICETLECYDDGAIEEEELSAFGLVLELFNHAIVERRAALQAITLEPARGHNLTSR from the coding sequence ATGTCCTCATCCGATGGTGCAAATGAATCTAGTGACGCAGCCCGCCGACGACGCCGAAGGAGCAACACCTTACTACTGGTCTTGGCGATAGGATTTCTTGTTTTTGGCGCTGCAGCGGGCGCACTGTATTATGCGTTGCAGCCGGTAACTCTTCGGATTGCCGTCGGACCGCCGGGAAGCGACGATCACAAAGTGATTCAGGCCACGGCCGGGGCCTTCGCCAGCGAAAGCAGAACAGTCAGGCTGTCTCTGATCACGACCGACGGCGCGGTCGAAGCCCTCGCCCTGCTTGGTGCTGGCAAGGCCGATCTTGCGGTCGGTCGTGGCGATCTGGAGATGCCGACCGACGCGCAGAGCGTCGCCATCGTGCGTAAGAACTTCGTTGTGCTATGGGCGCCTTCCGGACTTGCGGACAAGAGCTCCAAGAAAAAGCCGGCGCCGAAAATCCAGGAGATCGCCGATCTCGCAGGGCACAGGGTTGGCGTGATTGGCCTGACGCCGGCGAACGTCGCGTTGATGCGGGTCATTCTGAGCGCCTCCGGCGTGGAGGCAGATAAGGTCGTAGAAACGCAATTTGGCACGGACCAAATCGAGGAGCTGGCGCGCGACCCAACTCTCGATGCATTCATGGCGGTCGGTCCGCTCGATAGCAAAATCACCTCCGACGCCATCGCCGCAACGGCCCGGTCGCGAGGCGAGCCGAAGTTTCTCGCGATCGAGGCATCGGAAGCCATCGCCCTGAAGCAACCGCGCTATGAATCTGAGGAAGTTCCACCCAGCATCTTCAATGCGAATCCGGCCTGGCCGGATGACAAGGTCGAGACGATCAGCGTCAGCCACCTGATCATGGCGCGGAAGGCTTTGTCTGAAACGACGGCTGCGGCTTTTTTTCGGCAGCTATTCGCTGTTCGTCAGGCGATTGCTAGGGAGGTGCCTGGCGCTGCGCACATCACCAAGCCGGACACCGAAAAAGACGCCGAGCTGCCGGTCCATCGAGGAGCGGCAGCAGTGATCGACGGCACCGAACGCACCTTCCTCGACAGGTATGGCGATTACTTTTGGTTTGCGCTTCTGTCATTGTCCGGGATTGGTTCGGCTGGTGCCTGGTTACGTCACTATTTGAATCGGGATGAAAGGGACGAAAACACCAGCCATCGCAACAGAATCCTGGCCATGGTTTCCAGGGTCCGTACCGCGGAATCCAACCAGAGACTCCTGGCTATGCAACGCGAGGTCGACGCCATCATATGTGAAACGCTCGAATGTTACGATGACGGCGCCATCGAGGAAGAGGAACTATCGGCCTTTGGCCTGGTGCTCGAACTATTCAATCACGCCATCGTCGAGAGGCGCGCGGCGTTGCAAGCGATCACACTCGAACCGGCTCGCGGCCACAACCTCACGTCACGATAA
- a CDS encoding FAD-dependent oxidoreductase has protein sequence MKFATAIIIGAGQSGLAMSWHLTARSIDHVVLERGEVANSWSTERWDSLRLLTPNWQTRLPAYAYTGDDPDGFMTMPEVVRFLQRYANLLGAPIRTGTRVTQVRQKDGGFEVETNHGPWRCRKLVIATGACNLASIPSASAGLPVKVASLTPLQYRNPAVLPDGGVMIVGASASGIQLAREINAAGRRVVLCVGEHVRMPRTYRGRDIQWWMDAIGAMDLRYDTIIEDIGRARRLPSLQLIGTPERVTVDLNSLRKAGVELVGRLVGLCDGKAQFSGSLANHCALADLKMNRLLASIDDWVNASGTAQQFLEPHRYEPTAVDSEATLGLDLVGAGIGSVIWATGYRPDYSWLAAPVFDRKGRIQHEGGVVAAPGMYVMGLPFMRRRKSSFIDGAGDDAADLAAHLIHNLDRAAA, from the coding sequence GTGAAGTTTGCGACCGCCATCATTATCGGCGCCGGCCAATCTGGATTGGCCATGAGCTGGCATCTTACAGCCCGCTCGATCGACCACGTGGTCCTCGAGCGCGGCGAGGTGGCTAACTCATGGTCGACGGAGCGGTGGGACTCGCTTCGCCTCCTAACGCCCAACTGGCAGACGCGTCTGCCGGCATATGCCTACACCGGCGATGATCCCGATGGTTTTATGACGATGCCGGAGGTCGTCCGCTTCCTGCAGCGATATGCCAACCTTTTGGGCGCTCCGATCAGGACGGGAACGCGCGTCACGCAAGTCAGGCAGAAGGATGGTGGTTTCGAGGTCGAAACCAACCACGGGCCGTGGCGCTGCCGCAAGCTCGTGATAGCGACCGGAGCTTGCAATCTTGCCTCGATCCCATCGGCCAGCGCCGGTTTGCCGGTGAAGGTGGCCAGCCTCACACCGTTGCAGTACAGGAATCCCGCTGTCCTGCCGGACGGCGGCGTGATGATCGTCGGTGCATCGGCGAGTGGTATTCAGCTCGCCCGGGAAATCAATGCGGCCGGCCGCCGGGTGGTGCTTTGCGTCGGAGAACACGTCCGGATGCCGCGGACCTACCGCGGACGGGATATCCAATGGTGGATGGACGCCATTGGCGCCATGGATCTTCGCTACGACACCATCATCGAGGACATTGGAAGGGCGCGACGGTTGCCGTCGCTTCAGCTCATCGGAACGCCGGAGCGCGTGACGGTCGATCTTAACAGTCTGCGCAAAGCAGGCGTCGAGCTCGTGGGCCGCCTGGTCGGTCTTTGCGATGGCAAGGCACAGTTTTCAGGATCGCTCGCCAACCATTGCGCGCTTGCGGATCTGAAAATGAATCGGCTTCTCGCCAGCATAGATGACTGGGTCAACGCGTCTGGAACAGCGCAGCAATTTCTCGAACCGCATCGTTACGAGCCAACGGCTGTCGATTCCGAAGCCACGCTCGGCTTGGATCTGGTCGGTGCCGGAATTGGATCGGTGATTTGGGCGACAGGCTATCGCCCCGACTACTCCTGGCTGGCCGCCCCAGTGTTCGATCGCAAGGGGCGCATCCAACACGAAGGCGGGGTCGTTGCCGCGCCCGGGATGTACGTTATGGGTCTGCCATTCATGCGGCGACGCAAATCATCTTTCATTGACGGAGCCGGCGATGATGCCGCGGATCTTGCTGCTCACTTAATTCACAACCTCGATCGTGCTGCCGCTTGA